The Acidimicrobiales bacterium genome contains the following window.
CCCTGTACTCGGTGGCCATCGGGTCGGGCCAGTCCCTCGAGGAGTTCGACGCCCTCAAGGGCGTGCTGTTCTCGACCACCATCAACTGACAGCAGGGCGCACCGTGGCCCTACCCCGCCGCAGCGGTCGCCGCCGCTTCACGCTGGCCCTGCTGGTGCTCACCTCCGTCACCCTCCTCACCCTCGACTTCCGCGGGTTCGAGCCCATCGACCGGGCCCGCTCGGCGATGCTCTCCGTGCTCGCCCCCGTCGGCGACGTCGCCTCCAGCGTGTTCCGCCCCGTCACCGACCGGTGGGACGCAGCGTTCAACAGCGACGCGATCCTCGCCGAGAACGAACAGCTCCGCGCTCGCGTCGACGAGCTCGAGGGCCGGCTCACCAGCGGCTCGGTCGCCGAGGAGTCCCTCCAACAGCTCCTCGAACAGGTCGGGATCCCCTTCGTCGGCGACATCCCCACCGTCCAGGCCAAGGTCGTCTCGGGCGCGGTGTCCAACTTCGACACCACGCTCGAGCTCGACAAGGGCAGCTCCGTCGGCATCGCCCGGGCCATGCCCGTCGTCACCGGGCGGGGCCTCATCGGCCGGGTCGTCCAGGTCAGCGACAGCCGCTCCCGCGTCCAGCTGCTCACCGACGGCGACATGCAGGTCGGGTTCAACGTGGTGGGCACGCCCATCATCGGCACCGCCCGCGGCACCGGCCGCGCCGGCCAGCTCACCGGCACCGTCGACCTGGCCCGCGACGTCGCCCCCGGCCAGCTCCTCGTCACGAGCGGCCTGGCCGGGAGCCCCTACCCGGCCGGCATCCCCATCGGCACCATCACCGAGGTGCGCACCGACGAGGGCGCGCAGGAGAAGACGCTCGACATCACGATGCTCGCCGACGTGTTCGACCTCACCTTCGCCAGCGTCGTCCTCTACACGCCACCCTCATGACCTCCACGTGGCGCTACGCCGTCCTCCTCGGTTCCGCCGTCGTCCTCCAGCGGGCCGTGTTCTCCAACCTGCGCATCGCCGACGCCGTCGTCGACCTGCTGCTCGTCCTCGCCGTGGCCGCG
Protein-coding sequences here:
- a CDS encoding rod shape-determining protein MreC; translated protein: MALPRRSGRRRFTLALLVLTSVTLLTLDFRGFEPIDRARSAMLSVLAPVGDVASSVFRPVTDRWDAAFNSDAILAENEQLRARVDELEGRLTSGSVAEESLQQLLEQVGIPFVGDIPTVQAKVVSGAVSNFDTTLELDKGSSVGIARAMPVVTGRGLIGRVVQVSDSRSRVQLLTDGDMQVGFNVVGTPIIGTARGTGRAGQLTGTVDLARDVAPGQLLVTSGLAGSPYPAGIPIGTITEVRTDEGAQEKTLDITMLADVFDLTFASVVLYTPPS